The sequence below is a genomic window from Blastopirellula marina.
ACCGCGTTGAGTAACAGATACAGGATAACCACGGTTAGTGTTCCGGCAAGAAGTGCCTTGGGAACTAGCTGTTTGGCACCACTAACTTCGCCAGCGATGTATACGGCAGCGTTAAAGCCCGAGTAGCTCAGGGAGATCCACACCAGGCTCGCGGCAAATGTCACGGTCATCGACCAATTCAATGACATGTTGGGACTGATGAAAGATTGTGATATCTCGTTTTCCTCCGACAAAGCCACCGCAGAAAAACACAAGATCGTAACAAGTAGGATGAGTTTTAAGACTACTGTGACATTCTGCAAGACTGCTCCAGCACGAGGACGCATGCCATGAAACAGTCCTGCTAATACGACAGAGACAATCGCCAACAGTCCAGCAGGCAGCCACTGAGGCCTAAGGCTTTCCGGCATAGCGTATTCCTCAAATGCAGTCGCCGCAAAAGCAATTGCGCCCGAAAATCCTGCGATTAGTGAGACCCACCCAGCAATAAAACCCAACAGGGGGTGCGTTGCTCGCGAGAGAAAAAGATATTCACCGCCAGACTCAGGCATTGCCTTAATCAACATACCGTAGCTGAATGCCCCTGCGGCAGCGATTACCCCACCAACTACCCAGGCGAGCAAAACGAGTTCTGGCGATTTCAAATCCTGGATAGCGAACCCAGATGTTGTGAAGACACCTGCTCCGATCATATTCGCGATGACGATGAACGTGAGCGTCCAAAATCCAAAGTTATTGGTCATGCCAAACTGACGACTCCTGGGCTATTTCACTGCAACAAAAAACCATGCTCAATAGGGCAGTGCGAAAAAGAGATTCATATTGGGCCAAATTTTTTGGCGGAGCAAGAAACTCATAAAAACTGCCTGTTTTTCAGGCTCAAACGAGATTAGCAGATTGACGAAGTTCGGGATTGCTTACTACCTTCTTGCAGATACCGAGTCTCAAAAAGAAGCAAGCCAGACCTCCCTCCTCACCCCTGGAGTTCGTGCCAGCCTCTGTCACTTAACTATGTTTTTTGACCAGAACTGAAGGGAGTTTCTTATGCGCGGGAAAAAGGCTTTTACCCTCGTCGAGTTACTAGTTGTTATTGCAATTATTGGAATTCTCATTGCCTTGTTATTGCCAGCCGTACAGCAGGCACGCGAGGCAGCGCGGCGAATGAGCTGTTCCAACAATCTCAAACAGATGGGGCTGGCGATGCACAACTATGCCAGCACATTCAGCGAACAATTGCCCGGTTGCGGTGCGGGCGACAGCGACTTCTCTCCCTTGGCCAGGATGTTGCCGTATTGCGAACAGACAAACGTGTCTAACCTGATTGACTTCAAAATCCCGGTGCGCAATGAATTTGGCCCAGAGCTATGGGAAGCGGCCGGAACTCCAATTTCGATGTATCTTTGCCCGAGTGATCCGGAACCTGTCATGGGGACGCGGGAGGCGACCGGCTACGAAAGTGAAGCCACAGACCAGTTCGGTTCGGAAAATGTACCTGTCGCTGGCGCAAACTACTTCATGAATAAAGGGAGCGGGGTTGGGGGCAAGTCTGAAACCCACCTAAGTAGCGGCCCATCGAATGGAATGGCTTCGTTTGGCGACGAGTTTCGTCTTCGGGATGTTACCGATGGCCTCAGCAATACCATTGTGTTTTCGGAGTCACGTCGACGCTCGAATCATGGCGTCGTCCCCAGCACGCCCACCGCTCAAGACAATATTGCACGCGCTAGTGGAAACAGTCCAAGTGCATGGGCGGAGGCATTTGAGAATGGAACATCAAGTATTGACGATCCTGCCTTTCTCTCCTCTGTCTCCGATTGGTCCTACGGCCGAATGGTCAGTTGGATGCGAGCGAGAGATGTTAGTGGGGTTGTATTCCCACCTCGTTTTACACCCAACTTCAAAGCAGGCCCCGATTTGTATGTGCGAAGTGGAATTGCTTATGGGGCGCGGAGTTATCACACAGGCGGAGTCAATGCCGGTTTGTGTGACGGTTCCGTCCGTTTCGTCAGCGATAGCATCGACAGAGAAGTTTGGTGGGCACTGCTCACTCGAAATGGTGGTGAGGTAATCGGCGAATACTAATCGTCACGATTCCTAGTAAAACTTCTCGACCTGCCTGCATTTTGTAACGCATGTAGGTCTCATGGCCGCGAAACGGAAGGCTCTATGATTCTCGAAATGAACACGAAGCCCTTTCGGCCACAAATGGTCTTCGGCGAATGGATCGCCACAGAATGTAATTAAATCACAGCCTATTGGGATTTCACGTCCCGAGAAGGTTACCGGTTGACGCAAGGCCATAGCTTACCGTCATCTCCGTTCGCTTCCTTTGCATGAACTTCTACGGCCGTTGCAACGAAAAGCAATTGCCCCATATGTCCTTTGTATTCCCGGCGCGGTTTCTTAGTTTATTCATCTACATTCAGGATCCAGCTATGTCCACCACGGAACTACCTTCTGAGGCCAAGCAAGAAGGCCAAGACACGGCGTCAATTTTAGCCGCGGCCCGTGCAAAGTCGGGTACCAAAAGCAAGCAGACACCGAAGCCGAAGAAATTCGCCGACAAGGCCTGGAACAGCAGTATGAAGTTTATTCGCCGAGTGCATTTGTACTCCGGGATTTTCATGCTGCCATGGGTTTTGCTGTATGGATTTACCGGTTGGTTCTTTAACCATCCAGGCTACTTTCGAGGCGATCAGGTTACGTCATTCAGCGCCAGCGATGTTGCTGATGGGCAACTTGCTTCACTGCCGAAACCAGATACCATGGCGGCGTCGATTGTCGACGAATTGAATATCGAGTCGTTCATGGTGGACGGCCCGGAAATCAAGCTCACCAATATTCGTCCCGCTGAATTTACTGGGTTCCTGACGTACTCCGTACGTGCCGAAGATGCGGAACACAGTATTGAAATCGATCCAGTCTCCGGCAATGGGGAAATTCGCACGACCTTCCAATCGCAGGAAGAGGAGCACGAAGAAGTTGCCCCTCCTTCCAATCCTCTAGAGAACTTTCGTCCCGTGGAAATCACCGAGAATGCCATGGCGATGGGACAAGCAGCCGCCCCGCGCGTGCTGAGCGATTTGGGTCTATCTTCAGGCGAGGCGAGAACTGGCCGGCGCTCGGCTAATCTGAAGTTCTCGGCCGAAGTAGATGGTACGCCTTGTATCGTGACATACAACCTGAGCAATGGCAGCGTAACCGCGCTCCGGGAAGACTCCAAACCGACAACCGACACCAAACGCTTTCTTGAACGGCTTCACTTAGCCCGTCAGTATTCGCCCCACTGGAATGTGCAGTGGTTTTGGGCTCTGACAGTTGACTTAATGTTCGTCTCGATGGTGTTCTGGGGGCTTTCTGGCATCTTGATGTGGTGGCAAATCAAACGAACCCGACTACTCGGTGGTGGCTTCTTCGTCGCCAGCGTGATCTGCGCCGTTCTGCTAATGGTTGGCATGTATGACAATATGGCAACTTCAGGACGTGGTCGTGGTGGCGGCGGAGGAGGTGGAGGTGGCGGCCGCCCTGCTCCTGCTCCTGTCGAGACGCAGGCCAATGTTCCCAAAATCGCGGTAGCCGACTAGCAATTACGTTTTCTTTTTTATGTTTCTACAGCTCGCTCTACCAGGAATCCATCCATGCGTTACCGATTTGTTTTCGCTTTGGCAATGTTGGCAGTCACAACGGCCGTGACATCTGCTGCTGAAAAAGAAGTGCCAACCGTCAACGATATGACGACAGCACTTGCAATGGGATTTGAATCATTGGATGAAGACAAGGATGGCAAGATACCATTGCTCGATGTCATCCGTGCCGTCCGTCCACTCGGATTCGGCGCAATCAAGTCGGCAGAGGCGCCTGGCAGAGGAATGCGTAGACGAGGTGACCAGGGTGAAAGAACACGTGTTCTGAGTTCTGAATCATCCGAAGGGGCGAATCGGGGCGATGGGCGTGCAGTGCAACGCCCTCAGGAAGGGAGTTCCGAGGGGGCAGGCCAGCGTAGGCAAAGCCGTCAAATGGGATCTCGTGATGGAGGCAATCATCGGGGCGAAGGTGAACACAGCCATGACGACCACGAACATAGCCATGGTGACGAAGGGCACGATCATGGTGAAGGTGGTCGAGGAGGTACCGGCGTAGTTACTTCTGACGATGCCGTATTGCTGGTTACATTTGACATCAATCGTGATCGGCTAATTGATCTCGACGAAATAAAAAAAGCATTGCAAATCGAAGTTGAACGCCAAACGAAGGGACGTTTGACCCTAGATCAGGATTTGGATGGCCTAATCTCGAAACGCGAATTTGCCGCCCAGTTTGCAGCAGTGGATCAGTCAGACGTTGACGAGGATGGTCTCGACCGTCGGACCCGGATGATGTTTGGCCGCGAGGACACTGATCAAGATGGCACGATTACCAAAGAAGAGATCACCCAACAGATTGTACGTCAAACAAACGCACGGATAAAAGCATTGGGATACTGCCTATTGCTGGCCAAAGTTGATGCCGACCATGACAAAAAGATCACCTCAGAGGAACTCGCTAAAATCGCACAACCTGATGTCCTTGAATTGCTCGACTTCTCCTCGGAAGAGGCAATTCCTGCGGACGCTTTTTACGGTACAGTTCGACGCCAACTGTCACGCCGAAAGTAGTAGCTTGGCTGGGATCTTGCGCGAATAGAACAGCTTACTGCCTATCGCTATCGAAGCAGTTTTTCAGCAACCTGCTAGTCAACCACCACCTGAAACGGTTGAAGCAGACTCAATGCCTCGGGGAGAGAAAACCTAGCTCCCTTTAACGTATTTTGC
It includes:
- a CDS encoding APC family permease; its protein translation is MTNNFGFWTLTFIVIANMIGAGVFTTSGFAIQDLKSPELVLLAWVVGGVIAAAGAFSYGMLIKAMPESGGEYLFLSRATHPLLGFIAGWVSLIAGFSGAIAFAATAFEEYAMPESLRPQWLPAGLLAIVSVVLAGLFHGMRPRAGAVLQNVTVVLKLILLVTILCFSAVALSEENEISQSFISPNMSLNWSMTVTFAASLVWISLSYSGFNAAVYIAGEVSGAKQLVPKALLAGTLTVVILYLLLNAVFVYAGPGEVIEGKADVAAVAARSLGGPAFESFVRWTIAACLLTSVFSMMMAAPRVYAKMADDGLMPEALSFQGERPMVATGTQVVLAAILIYATSLQGLLSYLGLTLSISAACSVLCLFLPSVRTKPLWHPIFLVPTVFIVCTVITAGLMAAYNPWQLLGTSITFVVGALAYSIARLIAKVSPGNQNVPDFAANKD
- a CDS encoding DUF1559 domain-containing protein yields the protein MRGKKAFTLVELLVVIAIIGILIALLLPAVQQAREAARRMSCSNNLKQMGLAMHNYASTFSEQLPGCGAGDSDFSPLARMLPYCEQTNVSNLIDFKIPVRNEFGPELWEAAGTPISMYLCPSDPEPVMGTREATGYESEATDQFGSENVPVAGANYFMNKGSGVGGKSETHLSSGPSNGMASFGDEFRLRDVTDGLSNTIVFSESRRRSNHGVVPSTPTAQDNIARASGNSPSAWAEAFENGTSSIDDPAFLSSVSDWSYGRMVSWMRARDVSGVVFPPRFTPNFKAGPDLYVRSGIAYGARSYHTGGVNAGLCDGSVRFVSDSIDREVWWALLTRNGGEVIGEY
- a CDS encoding PepSY domain-containing protein, with translation MSTTELPSEAKQEGQDTASILAAARAKSGTKSKQTPKPKKFADKAWNSSMKFIRRVHLYSGIFMLPWVLLYGFTGWFFNHPGYFRGDQVTSFSASDVADGQLASLPKPDTMAASIVDELNIESFMVDGPEIKLTNIRPAEFTGFLTYSVRAEDAEHSIEIDPVSGNGEIRTTFQSQEEEHEEVAPPSNPLENFRPVEITENAMAMGQAAAPRVLSDLGLSSGEARTGRRSANLKFSAEVDGTPCIVTYNLSNGSVTALREDSKPTTDTKRFLERLHLARQYSPHWNVQWFWALTVDLMFVSMVFWGLSGILMWWQIKRTRLLGGGFFVASVICAVLLMVGMYDNMATSGRGRGGGGGGGGGGRPAPAPVETQANVPKIAVAD